CTCTTTGTTTCTGAGGGTTTTGTAAAAATGAACTTCCGCCCTGAATAACCTGGCTAACAGCCTGAACCGTGATAAAATTGCAAATTTAAGGTCATTTACCCTGGAAAAATAACTCCACCGGGCATTTCTTCGGTCAAACCGGAATAGCCGGTATCCACTGGCCCCAATAAGATAATCTTTTCCCGCTTCGGCAATCCGGATATTTTTAAGAACTTCTCCGTTCAATTTATCTGAAAACAATAACCGCGATAAAACCTCTTTATACCGCATCAGTCAAACCTTTTCAAAATAGGTATCCGGATCATCCGGATCATACCACTCATTAATCCAGAAAATGGTATAGAGATCATCTTTGCCAACATTTGTAATGTTATGGGTATGCCATACCGGCATATCCACAAATGAAGGGCTTTCCCCATCTAGTAAAAACTCAAGAATCCGGCTTTCACCTATCCTTCGTAACTGTATCACTGCTTTACCACGGATCACCGCAAACCTTTCAATTTTACGGGTATGATAATGATTACCACGGGTTATACCTGGCTTTGTAGTTGAGAAAGAAACCTGCCCGCCAACACCCAGCCTGACAACTTCAACAAATGCCCCCCGGGTATCTGAATGCTGCGTAAGTTTAACCGGGAAAAACGTTTTGGAATCAATATAGCTTCGAAATGTGTTGAAAAGATTAACTTTATAGGAGCTGTCCAAAACAGGAATGATCCCTTTCTCCAGATAAAATTCCTTAAATATCCGGAGCATTCCAAGTATTTCGCTGACTTTTAGTTTCAAATTAAAAGGAACACGGTAACCTGTGGTTTGGATTTCACCTGAAATAGCCTTGTAAAACTCCC
This sequence is a window from Lentimicrobium saccharophilum. Protein-coding genes within it:
- a CDS encoding polysaccharide biosynthesis C-terminal domain-containing protein, with the translated sequence MKKVGITGQSGFIGTHFYNQLGLMPDIVRIPFCDSYFEEDASMDEFVHSCDVIIHLAAMNRNQDADLLYHTNIGLVQKLIASLQRTSSKPHVIFSSSIQEELDNVYGKSKREGRLLLEQWSQQSGSFFTSMLIPNVFGPFGKPFYNSVVATFCHLLATGGEPEIHVDSEIKLIYIDDLFREFYKAISGEIQTTGYRVPFNLKLKVSEILGMLRIFKEFYLEKGIIPVLDSSYKVNLFNTFRSYIDSKTFFPVKLTQHSDTRGAFVEVVRLGVGGQVSFSTTKPGITRGNHYHTRKIERFAVIRGKAVIQLRRIGESRILEFLLDGESPSFVDMPVWHTHNITNVGKDDLYTIFWINEWYDPDDPDTYFEKV